In Procambarus clarkii isolate CNS0578487 chromosome 60, FALCON_Pclarkii_2.0, whole genome shotgun sequence, one genomic interval encodes:
- the LOC123766919 gene encoding uncharacterized protein, translating into MAEKATIDDLDDVQAFLNREDCLARLKYLSKPELILVSAYLEIKIRATDSRVEILSKVHRHLKAEEKREGETPSTKEGEEIASMEKEDKGSDIDSDTGELNISLLTVKMRALEINREIEWKKLEMERERQDKELAMRRLELEREREREEREREERREREEREREREEREREEKERQRQHELEVLRLGAGQRQTGVSGFDPVRNIKMVPKFNEREVSKFFAAFEKVAASLEWPRENWAIMIQSVLTGKAQIAYSTLSLDDSGDYDMVKKVVLMAYQLVPEAYRQKFRNLKKTSEHIFTEFATIKERLFQEWCASRKVETKEDLEQLILLEDFKDCLSVDLKTYLEEQQVETLSAAATMAEEYILTHRPSAKYVPRNYQRRFDIPHDEEERPVPQSAKKTPPSSPRRTSPSSPKHRSPRRNMVCWTCGQKGHIAARCRGRRGGSARREVMMMSCVTPPAGSQSTTTREGPRLFSPHTSGGYVSSDHTGTSVVVLRDSGAAQSLIVKSSLPEGVSVDGRPEVILVGFPRTQYIAPLVPVHLDSPYFSGTCALAVVDTLPVAGIDVVLANDLVTDWSINFPKVVDESTKTARSEVTTGNGNVQVETDPDLNMSNLSSHPQIDSNLAVSPDSSLAKKHEVAMAESESSAGPEQVPGAPEVAKTPSYVLSPAPADHLSRPPPYEESSAGPEQVPGAPEVAKTPSYVLSSAPADHLSRPPPYEESSAGPEQVPGAPEVAKSPSNVLSPAPADHLSRPPPYETLHAESAAGPEQVPGAPEVAKSLSNVLSPAPADHLSRPPPYETLHAGSSAPDGATVASESCERQCGGSEHEP; encoded by the exons atggcagaaaaagctaccatcgatgatttggacgatgttcaggcttttctgaacagagaggactgtcttgccagattaaagtatctgagcaaaccggaacttatactagtgagcgcctacctcgagatcaagatccgtgccactgattcccgtgtggaaatattgtccaaggttcaccggcacttgaaggcagaagagaaacgggaaggcgagactcctagtacgaaggaaggtgaggaaatagcttccatggaaaaggaagataaaggcagtgacattgacagtgatacaggtgagctgaatataagcttgctaactgtcaaaatgcgtgccttggaaattaatcgagaaatagagtggaagaaattagaaatggaaagagaaagacaagataaagaattggcgatgaggcgtttagaattagaacgagaacgagagagagaagaacgagaaagagaagagagacgagagagagaagaacgagaaagagagagagaagaacgagaaagagaagaaaaagaaagacagagacaacatgaactagaagtattacgattaggcgctggacagagacaaactggagtaagcggtttcgatccggtaaggaatatcaaaatggtccccaaattcaacgagagagaagtttcgaagttcttcgcagccttcgagaaagtcgctgcctctttggagtggccaagggagaattgggccatcatgatacagtcagtcttgactgggaaggcccaaattgcctactctacgttatcccttgacgactccggcgattacgatatggtgaagaaagtggtgctcatggcgtaccaattggtacctgaggcatataggcaaaagttcagaaacctgaagaagacctcagagcacattttcaccgaattcgccaccatcaaggagcgactttttcaagaatggtgtgcctctcggaaggtggagaccaaggaagacctcgagcagctaattctgctcgaggacttcaaggattgtttgtctgtagacctgaagacgtacttagaggaacagcaggtagagaccttgagtgcagcagccaccatggctgaagagtacatcctgactcataggccgtctgctaagtacgtcccaaggaattaccagcgccggttcgacatacctcatgatgaagaggaaagacccgtcccacaaagtgctaagaagacgcccccaagtagcccccgaagaacaagtccaagcagtccgaaacaccggagcccgaggaggaatatggtgtgctggacttgtgggcagaaagggcatatagctgctaggtgccgaggcagaagaggtggcagcgcacgtagggaggtgatgatgatgagctgtgttacaccaccagcaggaagccagtcgacgacgacgcgggAAGGACCAcgtttgttttcccctcacacttcaggcgggtatgtatcgagtgatcatactggtacatcagttgtagtgctcagagatagtggagcagcccagtccctgatcgtgaagagctcgttacccgagggagtaagtgtggatgggagaccagaggttatcctggttgggtttccgagaacgcagtatatcgcccccttagtgccagtacatctcgactcgccttatttcagcggcacatgtgcgttggcagtagtcgataccctccctgtggctgggattgacgtggtactagccaacgacttggtgacagattggagcatcaattttcccaaggttgtggacgagtctaccaaaacagcaaggtcggaggtgacaacaggcaatggtaatgtccaggtagagacagacccggatttgaacatgtctaatttgtcctctcacccgcagatcgacagtaatCTAGCAgtatctcctgattcttctctcgccAAGAAGCATGAGGttgcgatggcagaa AGCGAGTCGTCAGCTGGGCCGGAGCAGGTCCCAGGAGCCCCGGAGGTGGCCAAGACTCCCAGCTACGTCCTGAGCCCAGCCCCAGCCGACCATCTCAGCCGCCCACCTCCATACGAAGAGTCGTCAGCTGGGCCGGAGCAGGTCCCAGGAGCCCCGGAGGTGGCCAAGACTCCCAGCTACGTCCTGAGCTCAGCCCCAGCCGACCATCTCAGCCGCCCACCTCCATACGAAGAGTCGTCAGCTGGGCCGGAGCAGGTCCCAGGAGCCCCGGAAGTGGCCAAGTCTCCCAGCAACGTCCTGAGCCCAGCCCCAGCCGACCATCTCAGCCGCCCACCTCCATACGAAACTCTCCACGCAGAGTCGGCAGCTGGGCCGGAGCAGGTCCCAGGAGCCCCGGAAGTGGCCAAGTCTCTCAGCAACGTCCTGAGCCCAGCCCCAGCCGACCATCTCAGCCGCCCACCTCCATACGAAACTCTCCACGCAGGGTCGTCAGCTCCTGACGGGGCGACGGTAGCCTCAGAGTCTTGTGAGAGGcagtgtggggggag cgagcatgagccgtaa